A DNA window from Methanomassiliicoccales archaeon contains the following coding sequences:
- a CDS encoding FAD-binding oxidoreductase, with translation MVAADDEAIKGSIAKELRGSIRGEILLPDENGYDQARKVWNGMIDRQPAVIVRCRGASDVMKAVRFARQHELVVSVRGGGHNVTGNAVNDNGMMIDLSNMKSVRVDPVERTACVEPGATWREFDLEAQAFGLATTGGLVSSTGVAGFTLGGGIGWLVRKYGLSLDNLTSVDLVTAEGEIVSANMNENADLFWGLRGGGGNFGIVTSFEFQLHPVGPMVMGGMVLHRASDAEELLRFFRDFANSIPDDLTSLIVFLTAPPLPFIPSELVGTHMVAVAVCYAGPVDEGRQVLEPLKKFGRPVADLIEEMPYVFLQSFLDDTAPPGIRNYWKTAYLKALDDETIKTYLKFGERIPSPISSVHIHHLGGKIRDVEDGATAFSNRDAAFALNIVSGWQEAGDDDMNIRWSRDFFNEMQKFSTGAAYLNFLGEEGQERVMAAYGKEKYEKLAALKKKYDPTNFFHLNQNIKPAP, from the coding sequence ATGGTTGCTGCAGATGATGAAGCGATCAAAGGATCGATAGCAAAGGAACTACGAGGCTCCATAAGGGGAGAGATCCTCCTTCCGGATGAAAACGGCTACGATCAGGCAAGAAAGGTCTGGAACGGGATGATCGACCGGCAACCGGCCGTGATCGTCAGATGCCGCGGTGCCAGTGACGTCATGAAGGCGGTGAGGTTCGCCCGGCAGCATGAATTGGTCGTCTCGGTCAGAGGTGGTGGCCACAATGTCACCGGAAATGCGGTCAACGACAATGGAATGATGATCGATCTATCCAATATGAAGAGCGTGAGGGTGGATCCGGTCGAACGGACGGCGTGTGTCGAGCCAGGAGCGACGTGGAGGGAATTCGACCTTGAAGCCCAGGCTTTCGGTCTTGCCACCACCGGAGGCCTTGTATCCTCGACCGGGGTCGCCGGCTTCACCCTCGGAGGCGGAATAGGTTGGCTGGTGCGCAAATATGGCCTATCCCTCGACAATCTGACCTCGGTCGATCTGGTCACAGCCGAGGGGGAGATCGTTTCTGCGAACATGAACGAGAACGCAGACCTGTTCTGGGGATTGAGAGGAGGGGGCGGTAATTTCGGCATCGTGACCTCCTTCGAGTTCCAACTGCATCCAGTGGGCCCGATGGTGATGGGAGGCATGGTCCTTCACCGTGCGAGCGATGCCGAGGAATTGCTGAGGTTCTTCAGGGACTTCGCAAATAGCATTCCTGACGATTTGACTAGTTTGATAGTGTTCCTCACTGCCCCTCCGCTACCATTCATTCCGAGCGAACTTGTCGGCACCCATATGGTCGCAGTTGCGGTCTGTTATGCCGGACCAGTGGACGAAGGGCGGCAGGTCCTAGAGCCGCTGAAGAAGTTCGGCAGACCGGTGGCGGATCTGATAGAGGAGATGCCATACGTCTTCCTGCAATCATTCCTGGATGATACTGCCCCGCCGGGTATCCGTAACTACTGGAAGACCGCCTACCTGAAGGCGCTGGACGATGAGACGATAAAGACCTACCTGAAGTTCGGTGAGCGGATCCCTTCGCCCATCTCCTCGGTCCACATCCATCATCTAGGAGGCAAAATTCGTGACGTGGAAGATGGTGCCACTGCCTTCAGCAACCGCGATGCGGCGTTTGCCCTTAACATAGTCTCCGGGTGGCAAGAGGCCGGTGATGACGATATGAACATCAGGTGGTCAAGGGACTTCTTCAATGAAATGCAGAAGTTCTCTACAGGCGCGGCATACCTCAACTTCCTGGGAGAGGAAGGTCAGGAGAGGGTCATGGCCGCCTATGGCAAAGAGAAATACGAAAAGCTAGCGGCGTTGAAGAAGAAGTACGACCCGACCAATTTCTTCCATTTGAACCAAAACATCAAGCCGGCGCCCTAG
- a CDS encoding type 1 glutamine amidotransferase domain-containing protein has translation MSPGATLRAIVLTADKFEDLEVLYPYFRLLEEGIHVDISAPKKEQIHGEHGYGVEPTKTFDEVDPEEYEMLILPGGDPNGAPRTVRMHPRAQAIAREFMQKNKPVASICHGPYTLISAGVVQGRKMTSFWGDGVPQELEKAGAQYSDAEVVVDGNLVTSRFPGDLPAFMREPMKLLHEMR, from the coding sequence ATGTCACCAGGAGCAACGTTAAGAGCCATTGTGCTGACAGCAGACAAGTTCGAGGATCTCGAGGTCCTTTATCCATACTTCCGGCTTCTCGAGGAAGGGATCCACGTGGATATCTCTGCTCCGAAGAAGGAGCAGATCCATGGCGAGCATGGATATGGCGTCGAACCGACGAAAACGTTCGACGAAGTGGATCCAGAAGAATACGAGATGCTTATCTTACCTGGAGGCGATCCCAATGGAGCGCCTAGGACGGTGCGAATGCATCCGCGGGCTCAGGCGATCGCTCGCGAATTCATGCAGAAGAACAAGCCGGTGGCATCCATTTGCCATGGACCATATACGCTCATCTCGGCAGGCGTAGTCCAGGGGAGAAAGATGACCTCCTTCTGGGGAGATGGTGTTCCCCAGGAACTCGAAAAGGCAGGGGCCCAATATAGCGACGCCGAAGTCGTTGTTGACGGCAATCTCGTCACATCACGGTTTCCGGGCGATCTGCCAGCGTTCATGCGTGAACCAATGAAGTTACTCCACGAAATGAGATAA
- the thsB gene encoding thermosome subunit beta — translation MSNGQQIIVLREGTERTKNRDAQTNNIAAARAVANAVRSTLGPKGMDKMLVDSMGDVVITNDGVTILKEIEIQHPAAKMVVEVAKTLDSECGDGTTSSVIMAGELLKNAESLIEQHIHPTIIANGYKLAAAEALNILDTIAVPVTAEDVKMLTKVAMTAMTGKSVGGQRDFLADLSVQAIKTIAEKNKAGKWTVDVDNIKVEKKTGGSIADTEIINGIVLDKERVHPRMAKQVNNAKIALISVALEIKKTEVEAKIQITDPSQMQRFLDEEEATLKRMVDKIKNAGANVVFCQKGIDDLVQHYLAKQEIFAARRLKESDMEKIAKATGANVVGNIDELNATDLGTASMVEEKKIGEAEMTFITGCKNPKAISVIIRGGTEHVIDEVERALHDSLRVVGIALEDGKVVPGGGAPEIELSLRLASFATTIGGREQLAIEAFANAMEVIPRALAENAGLDVIDVVIQMKSAHERKNGKNMGINLDTGRADDMLNLNVIEPLRVKTQAVKSATEVASMILRIDDVIASRKAPPMPPGAQGGMPPGMGMPGMM, via the coding sequence ACGAACAACATCGCTGCTGCTCGGGCCGTAGCAAATGCAGTAAGATCGACCTTGGGACCGAAGGGAATGGACAAGATGCTTGTCGATTCCATGGGGGACGTCGTCATCACGAACGATGGGGTTACGATCCTGAAGGAGATAGAGATACAGCACCCGGCGGCCAAGATGGTGGTCGAGGTCGCAAAGACCCTGGACAGTGAGTGCGGGGACGGGACGACATCTTCAGTCATCATGGCAGGTGAACTCCTGAAGAATGCCGAATCACTCATCGAACAGCATATTCACCCTACAATAATCGCGAACGGGTACAAGTTGGCTGCCGCAGAGGCACTGAACATTCTGGATACTATTGCTGTTCCCGTCACAGCCGAGGACGTCAAGATGCTGACCAAGGTTGCCATGACCGCGATGACCGGGAAAAGTGTGGGCGGACAGAGGGACTTCCTGGCCGACCTTAGTGTCCAGGCTATTAAAACAATCGCCGAAAAGAACAAAGCTGGCAAGTGGACCGTCGATGTCGACAACATCAAGGTGGAGAAGAAGACCGGCGGATCGATCGCCGACACCGAGATCATTAACGGGATCGTGCTCGATAAGGAACGCGTCCACCCGAGGATGGCCAAACAGGTCAACAACGCCAAGATAGCCTTGATTTCCGTCGCCCTCGAGATCAAGAAGACCGAGGTCGAGGCCAAGATCCAGATAACCGATCCGAGCCAGATGCAACGCTTCCTCGACGAGGAAGAGGCAACCCTGAAGAGGATGGTCGATAAGATAAAGAACGCAGGTGCCAACGTGGTGTTCTGCCAGAAGGGCATCGACGACCTGGTGCAGCATTACTTGGCCAAGCAGGAGATCTTCGCTGCCAGGCGGCTCAAGGAGTCGGACATGGAAAAGATAGCCAAGGCCACCGGGGCCAACGTTGTCGGCAATATCGACGAGCTGAACGCCACCGACCTGGGGACAGCCAGCATGGTGGAGGAGAAGAAGATCGGTGAGGCGGAGATGACCTTCATAACCGGCTGTAAGAACCCGAAGGCCATATCGGTGATCATCAGAGGAGGAACGGAGCATGTCATCGACGAGGTCGAGCGGGCATTGCACGACTCGCTTCGTGTAGTCGGAATCGCGCTGGAGGATGGTAAAGTGGTTCCGGGCGGCGGAGCACCCGAGATCGAACTGTCGCTGAGGCTCGCATCCTTCGCGACCACGATCGGAGGGAGGGAGCAGCTGGCCATCGAGGCCTTCGCCAACGCCATGGAGGTCATTCCAAGGGCGCTAGCGGAGAATGCAGGACTGGACGTCATAGATGTGGTCATCCAGATGAAGAGCGCGCATGAGAGGAAGAACGGCAAGAACATGGGCATCAACCTGGACACTGGAAGGGCGGACGATATGTTGAACCTCAACGTCATCGAGCCGCTCCGCGTCAAGACCCAGGCGGTGAAATCAGCCACGGAGGTCGCCAGCATGATACTGAGGATCGACGACGTAATCGCCTCCAGGAAGGCACCCCCGATGCCGCCAGGCGCACAGGGTGGAATGCCGCCAGGAATGGGCATGCCAGGCATGATGTAG
- a CDS encoding MFS transporter — translation MAIIKDTKGQAFLLIAIMFVVLMDGLDASIVNVALPSIASAFEIDTSTAGWVSVTYFMMMAGLLLAFGRLADRGIIKRMLVAGLIMFSIFSLACGVSSSIEMLLVSRIFQGVGAAIMGASAPLLCVRFLPANKLGVGLGIVTMGASIGYASGPALGGIITEYLSWHWIFLINIPIGLAGIAFLMKAIPKDEGYVRSYFDLPGSLLMFMAVLAGVFALERFTHIGLGNVQIISATAICISAFALFIIWERRCRTPILNPMIFRSREFAFVFAAFLLINLTATGMWYLTPFYLSLGMGFDAAICGVYLFVPAAITLMISAPIGKWSDRTGRRWFSVISCASMALTSGILVFIDPGMGTFPLIIALVLMGIIWGFSGGPAASRIVEKIDNEEKGTGAALIAVAGYLGGAIGTASFAAFFSVMNGSGNTPFPELPLSTFMEGFHGVMIIGVVLAILAAVLSAVVRDNKNAEP, via the coding sequence ATGGCGATCATCAAGGATACAAAAGGACAGGCATTCCTTCTGATCGCGATCATGTTCGTCGTTTTGATGGACGGCCTCGATGCGTCGATCGTGAACGTCGCGTTGCCCTCCATAGCTTCGGCGTTTGAGATTGATACCAGCACCGCAGGATGGGTCTCGGTGACCTATTTCATGATGATGGCCGGACTGCTCCTGGCGTTCGGCAGGCTGGCTGACCGCGGCATAATCAAGAGGATGCTCGTGGCTGGGTTGATCATGTTCTCGATATTCTCTTTGGCCTGTGGGGTGTCGTCCTCGATCGAGATGCTGCTGGTGAGCCGGATTTTCCAGGGGGTCGGTGCTGCCATCATGGGCGCCTCCGCGCCTCTGCTGTGCGTGAGGTTCCTTCCGGCGAACAAGCTGGGGGTCGGCCTGGGCATCGTCACCATGGGCGCTTCCATCGGATATGCGTCTGGTCCCGCATTGGGTGGCATCATAACGGAATATCTTTCCTGGCACTGGATCTTCCTCATCAACATCCCAATAGGTTTGGCGGGCATCGCCTTCTTGATGAAGGCCATACCAAAGGATGAGGGATATGTGAGGTCCTACTTCGACCTGCCTGGGTCGCTGCTTATGTTCATGGCCGTCCTGGCTGGCGTGTTCGCCTTGGAACGTTTCACACATATCGGATTGGGAAACGTACAGATCATATCTGCCACCGCCATATGTATATCGGCCTTCGCCCTGTTCATCATTTGGGAACGGAGATGCAGGACCCCGATACTGAACCCCATGATCTTCAGGTCCCGGGAGTTCGCCTTTGTTTTCGCGGCGTTCCTGCTCATCAACCTGACCGCCACCGGGATGTGGTATCTGACTCCATTCTATCTTTCCCTGGGCATGGGGTTCGACGCCGCGATCTGCGGGGTTTACCTTTTCGTACCCGCCGCCATCACATTGATGATCAGCGCTCCGATCGGCAAATGGTCCGACCGCACGGGGCGTCGCTGGTTCAGTGTCATCTCATGTGCGTCGATGGCCCTGACCAGCGGCATCCTGGTCTTCATCGATCCGGGGATGGGCACTTTCCCTTTGATAATCGCTTTGGTCCTCATGGGCATCATCTGGGGATTTTCCGGAGGTCCGGCCGCCAGCCGCATCGTTGAAAAGATCGACAATGAGGAGAAAGGAACGGGGGCTGCCCTTATCGCCGTAGCGGGTTATCTTGGAGGAGCGATCGGGACCGCTTCCTTCGCCGCGTTCTTCTCGGTGATGAACGGTTCCGGTAATACTCCGTTTCCCGAATTGCCCCTTTCGACGTTCATGGAAGGGTTCCACGGTGTGATGATCATAGGGGTCGTTCTTGCGATACTCGCGGCCGTTCTATCGGCCGTGGTCAGGGATAATAAGAACGCTGAGCCATGA